Part of the Penicillium digitatum chromosome 4, complete sequence genome is shown below.
ttcacaacttcacaacttcacaacttcacaacttcacaacttcacaacttcacaacttcacaacttcacaacttcacaacttcacaacttcacaacttcacaacttcacaacttcacaacttcacaacttcacaacttcacaacttcacaatCTTGATACCACGGGATCGTATTATCCAAAACATACGAGGACTCTAACGTAAATTTCCGCCTACAATTTCCCCCAGAAAGCCACGAATCACCGCCggcttcatcctcctgcGCCCTCCCACTCCTTACCAATGCTTTAAAGATCAAAGCCTCACCGAAGCGCAGATTCTGCGTCGCAACAATCTGGGATAGATGAGAAACTGACGTGTTTTGTATGTCTTACGAGTGCATTTTCAGCGTCTTCACCGCACTCTACTGACATGTCAGCCCCCCCGGGTTGACTATTGCGTTATTCGCCCCACAGCCCAGCCATCCAACAAGGCCCTCTCCAAAAATATGAGGCTGAGACATCGGATCGGAATTGGTCGTTCTACCAAGGCATAAAAGGAACTAGCGGTGGAGCTCGCGCGTGAATTCCCGAACCCGGACACGCTAGAAATTGGCAGGATTGGCGCCATCGGCATTCATGTGGTTTTTGGTTTTCGCCGATCTCGATTTTACAATCACATCGAAAGAGGGCGGAAAATAGGTCACTTTAACATAGAGAATGTCCGAAAAGAGACCGCGAAacgaaacaaaaaaaaaaaaaaaaagcaatggAAGCAAGAAGCAAATGCCGAAGCGCGACGTGTCATTTCCGATTGTCCCCATGCCTGGTATCACCGGACTCATCCCTAGAACCTCAAAGAGAAGGGACATCTATTCCTTATAGTGGACAATCTTTCCTGGCGATGCAGAGGGACTGGAGAATGCCGGGCACTCGAGACCTTTCTCTCCTTCTATTTTCGTGCTCATTTCGTGCCGCTTTTTGGTCTCAGTGGAAAAGGGAGCACGCCCCCGGGTTAGGATGGTGTATGCGTTTCCACTGTAAATCCACACAGTGGCTCCCCTGAATGATGTGCACGTCCAATATCGAAAGTGGGCTCGAGATGTGTCTCACCTTTTCTGGAATCCATCACCGGTGTTCTCACATGAAGGATGGACATCATGGCAATTGAAGGGGACTCTATTAAAGTAAGCCCGACCTACCCCAATACTAAATACAGGAAGTGTAATACAGAAGTGTAAAGCGTGTGTTTATGCGGATACTTGGCCCCATAGCGCGATATCCAGCAGACTAGCAAGATCCGTCGTACCGTCCTCTCTGACAACAGCGCGTCCAGAGCCTTTCAACTCTTCCCAGTCCCGACGATGCCGTTCAATGGTGTCTCCCATAGCAGATGCATTGAAAATTTCGCACATTCTCCAATGCGCATCCAGAATTGCGGGGCATGGAATCTCATGTTCTGTATTTGGCAAAAGCCGGACGTGCCGATCGGAGGGGATGGCAGGGATGTCAGCCGGGGGATAGCGCTTGTAAGTCTTCACCTCGTACTCATTTTCGATGTCCTGATAAGAAGAGTAAGCATAACCGGTTACATGGTAGATCATTGCCTGCTTACAGTAGGCTTCAAGGCAATTGTGAATTTGCCAAACTGGGTATGTACCGAGTCTCGAAGAGTGATCCCATTGCGAAGAGTGTTGATCTCCTCCACTGCAAGTACTCGACGTAGCGCAGGGAAACACTTGTACAGTAAAGTCCAGGTGCTTGATGTATCTCTTGGCGCTCCGGACACCCCTGGCCAAGAGGCAAACGCAAAAGGTATGATGTGAGCCCCCTCAGTCGGACCATGGGAAACGTTTCCTGGTTCCCCTTCGTGTTCCCATTGATCGGTATTCAGTTGGCCCGTTATCACACAGCGGTAGTTGTCGCGCAGTTGGAGCTGTGCTGCAAACGAAGAGTCACGCCTTTCCGGTTGATCGAGGGTGGCGGCAACTGTATCGACCTGctcctggcgctttgaaTGAGGACTTTCCACAACAGAGGGTGCTTTTGATCGGGATTTCACTATGTAGTAATGTTAAGAAAAGTCAACGGATTCTTTTGAACGGAACGTACTAACTCGGTGCAGCAAGTCCGGTGAAAAGGTTCATAAAAACATCATAAAGCTCTCGGCCGGAGCTTGTCTTAAGAACATCCCTCGCGAGCGAGGTTCTGCCAGCCTCTGGTAGCCATGTGAGAAATGCATTCAAGCCGCTTTTCAACAGTGTCTCGTCGCGAAGAGACTGATTTTCATAAGCCTCGATCCTAACTCGGGCGTCTTTCTCCAAGCTGGTCAGTGAGTCTGCAGTGTCTGTGGAGAGTGTTGACAGTCCGCGGGGTACTGTGGGCGGGGATGCAGTGAgcgggggtgctgtgggcgggggtgctgtgggcgggggtgctgtgggcgggggtgctgtgggcgggggtgctgtgggcgggggtgctgtgggcgggggtgctgtgggcgggggtgctgtgggcgggggtgctgtgggcgggggtgctgtgggcgggggtgctgtgggcgggggtgctgtgggcgggggtgctgtgggcgggggtgctgtgggcgggggtgctgtgggcGGGGATGCCCTTGCTAATCGACGTTTAGCTCGCTGAGTACGTGGAGTGTTGGAAGGTGAAGCTGATCGATTTCTTTTTGCCATTTTACAAAGGGACGTCTTGCAGAGAATTGATAGACGCCAAGGGAAGATCTGCAGAATGTGCCCAGGTGCTTGGTCTGGAGCAGGTCCGTGCCTCGACCTCTCCGCTCCACTTTTATTGTTCACACTCGaactgacttcaaagctgGGGATTCCTTGATCCTGGGAAGGTCACTAACATGCTCCGAGTGCCTTCTCTCAATATCAAACTTGCTGTATGGTTTTCGTGTGAGTTTGAAAGTCCCAACGGAAGTTCAAGATCTCGGAATTCCAGAGTTTTGGACTGTGAGATCTCACCGCTCCCACATCTACCCAGTTCACCGGCTTTCAACTGCCAAGAACAGTCGTGAACATAACTTCCACGCGCGCCAAGTTCACAATCTTGCTTTGGGGTCCAGATGCCAGTGATCGTATTCTCCACTCCAAACTTGACGTGACTCTACtccccttcttctccttgatctgGTTCTTGCTGGGTCCATTCTCTGGATCTGCAGTAAAGCTAAGTGGGAGTCAGCGTTGTTCAGGAATTGTCTGCGGGCTCCAGGAGTATGACTGTGTCTTTCGCGTTGTAAAGGACGCCTCCCCTTGGCCATCTCATCATATTTAGAAGGAAAAAGCTTTTCTATCCATGATCAAGTGCAATGCCACAAGGAGGCAGGTTTTCTGGGCAAATGGACTCGGTCTTAAGTCAACGTATTTAGCCTAAGGCGCTGAAATAGAAAACGGGGGAACGATTCACATATAATGGCCAAGACATGGTTTGCTTTTACATTGGAGATGTCGAGCTTGAGCCATGATGAGAATTCAGAAAGTATGCCGGGTATGTCTGATCCTCAAAGTCATATGACGGTATGAGGGATGATACCCAGTTTCAATGATGCATTCCAGCTCAGGATTTGATATCCATATTTCTCTCGGCAAGCGAAGAGGGCCGAGTCACATGGTGACAGCAGCACCAGGGCATTAACCTGGTATTAGTCAGAATACACGTGACTGGTCTGAGCTCATCATGTGATCTCCAACGAAGTAGTCGAAatgccgctgcaatgacaaaccgatgttctgtttgtccttcggatcttttggcctagcgAGTTAATGGCCTTCTGTAATCCATCGGAAGTAACCTGATGCGCTTACGGGAGTACAACCACTGACTCTGAGCTCGTGCTGATGTCTACTCAAAGCGCCTGAGTCTGAGCGCCCTGCTTAGAGCGGCGGCAGCCCAAATAGGGAAACCTCACCCGCCAGGGAATACCCGGTACATGTACATGCACATACATATTGATTGACTAACAATTCACGATGTATCGAAAAGACATCACTGTCCGAACGAAACCAAAGCAAATGGCCCCCAAGCCAAATAGTACAGTACATAAGTACCATGAGCTAAAAATGCAATATTTTGGCCCAAGCCCCTACCTAACAGGCCCATATCCCCCAGTCTCGGAAAGCCCTGGTGAGGAGTACTAATCCATATAGGTAT
Proteins encoded:
- a CDS encoding putative MFS-type transporter Rv1877/MT1926; translated protein: MAKRNRSASPSNTPRTQRAKRRLARASPPTAPPPTAPPPTAPPPTAPPPTAPPPTAPPPTAPPPTAPPPTAPPPTAPPPTAPPPTAPPPTAPPPTAPPPTAPPLTASPPTVPRGLSTLSTDTADSLTSLEKDARVRIEAYENQSLRDETLLKSGLNAFLTWLPEAGRTSLARDVLKTSSGRELYDVFMNLFTGLAAPMKSRSKAPSVVESPHSKRQEQVDTVAATLDQPERRDSSFAAQLQLRDNYRCVITGQLNTDQWEHEGEPGNVSHGPTEGAHIIPFAFASWPGVSGAPRDTSSTWTLLYKCFPALRRVLAVEEINTLRNGITLRDSVHTQFGKFTIALKPTDIENEYEVKTYKRYPPADIPAIPSDRHVRLLPNTEHEIPCPAILDAHWRMCEIFNASAMGDTIERHRRDWEELKGSGRAVVREDGTTDLASLLDIALWGQVSA